A part of Aquibium oceanicum genomic DNA contains:
- a CDS encoding NADH:flavin oxidoreductase, with protein sequence MANDPLLQPFQLKHLTLRNRILTTSHEPAYPEDGMPKERYRAYHVERARGGIALTMTAGSAAVSKDSPPAFNNILVYKDEVVPWVKDLTDAVHEQGAAVMIQLTHLGRRTRWDKGYWLPVVSPSHRREPAHRAFPKKLEDWDIERIVRDYADAAERMKAGGMDGIELEAYGHLMDQFWSPLTNDLDGPYGGTLDNRLRFAFDVLTAIRERVGPDFIVGIRYTGDEMLEGGLTKGDGLEISRRLKESGLVDFLNVIRGHIETDAALTDVIPIQGMAASPHLDFAGEIRTVTDFPTFHAARIPDVATARHAIASGKLDMVGMTRAHMTDPHIVRKLMEGREEEIRPCVGANYCLDRIYQGGAAYCIHNAATGRELTMPHVIPKADKRRNVVIVGAGPGGLEAARVAGERGHEVVVFEAAGDPGGQIRLTSLSPRRKEMIGIIDWRMAQCQRLGVAFRFNNWAEADAVRAEGPDVVIVATGGLPHTEMLSQGNDLVVSSWDIISGDVRPGSNVLVFDDAGDHAALQAAEVLAGSGARVEVMTPDRTFSPEVMGMNLVPYMRSLQKRDVTFTVTYRLEAVERSGNQLIATIGSDYGGVSRQQTYDQVVVNHGTIPLDELYFELKPFSTNLGEVSHDELITGVPQSVVRNPDGGFQLFRIGDAVSARNTHAAIYDALRLIKDI encoded by the coding sequence ATGGCGAATGATCCACTCCTGCAGCCTTTCCAGCTCAAGCACCTGACGCTTCGAAACCGCATTCTCACGACCTCGCACGAGCCGGCGTATCCCGAGGACGGGATGCCGAAGGAGCGCTACCGCGCCTACCATGTGGAACGCGCCAGGGGCGGCATCGCGCTGACCATGACGGCGGGCTCGGCCGCTGTCTCGAAGGACAGCCCGCCGGCCTTCAACAACATCCTTGTCTACAAGGACGAGGTGGTGCCGTGGGTGAAGGACCTGACGGACGCCGTGCACGAGCAGGGCGCGGCGGTGATGATCCAGCTCACCCATCTCGGCCGCCGTACCCGCTGGGACAAGGGATACTGGCTGCCGGTCGTCTCGCCCTCGCACCGGCGCGAGCCGGCGCACCGGGCTTTTCCGAAGAAGCTTGAGGACTGGGACATCGAGCGCATCGTCAGGGACTATGCCGACGCCGCCGAACGCATGAAGGCCGGCGGCATGGACGGCATCGAACTGGAAGCCTACGGGCACCTGATGGACCAGTTCTGGTCGCCGCTGACCAACGATCTCGACGGTCCCTATGGCGGGACGCTCGACAACCGGCTGCGCTTCGCCTTCGACGTGCTGACCGCGATCCGCGAACGCGTCGGCCCCGATTTCATCGTCGGCATCCGCTACACGGGAGACGAGATGCTGGAAGGCGGGCTCACGAAGGGAGACGGTCTCGAGATCTCCCGGCGCCTCAAGGAAAGCGGCCTGGTCGATTTCCTGAACGTCATCCGAGGCCACATCGAAACCGATGCAGCGCTGACCGACGTCATTCCGATCCAGGGCATGGCCGCCTCGCCGCATCTGGATTTCGCGGGCGAGATCCGCACCGTCACGGATTTTCCGACCTTCCACGCGGCGCGCATTCCCGACGTCGCGACCGCGCGGCATGCGATCGCCTCGGGCAAGCTCGACATGGTGGGCATGACCCGCGCCCACATGACCGACCCGCACATCGTCCGGAAGCTGATGGAAGGGCGAGAGGAGGAGATCCGCCCCTGCGTCGGCGCCAACTACTGCCTGGACCGCATCTACCAGGGCGGTGCCGCCTACTGCATCCACAATGCGGCGACCGGCCGGGAACTTACCATGCCGCACGTCATCCCCAAGGCGGACAAGCGCCGGAACGTGGTGATCGTCGGGGCCGGTCCCGGCGGGCTGGAGGCGGCGCGGGTCGCGGGAGAGCGCGGCCACGAGGTCGTCGTCTTCGAAGCCGCGGGCGATCCGGGCGGGCAGATCCGGCTGACGTCGCTCAGCCCGCGCCGCAAGGAGATGATCGGCATCATCGACTGGCGCATGGCGCAATGCCAAAGGCTCGGCGTCGCCTTCCGCTTCAACAACTGGGCCGAAGCGGACGCCGTCCGGGCCGAAGGGCCCGATGTCGTGATCGTCGCGACGGGCGGGCTGCCGCACACCGAGATGCTCTCGCAGGGCAACGATCTCGTTGTCTCCTCCTGGGACATCATCTCGGGCGACGTCAGGCCGGGCAGCAACGTGCTGGTGTTCGACGACGCGGGCGATCATGCCGCCCTGCAGGCGGCCGAGGTGCTGGCCGGCAGCGGCGCAAGGGTCGAGGTCATGACGCCCGACCGGACTTTTTCGCCCGAGGTCATGGGCATGAACCTCGTGCCCTACATGCGCTCGCTGCAGAAGCGCGACGTCACCTTCACCGTCACGTACCGATTGGAGGCCGTCGAACGCAGCGGCAACCAGCTGATCGCGACGATCGGCAGCGACTATGGCGGCGTGTCCCGGCAGCAAACCTACGATCAGGTCGTGGTCAACCACGGCACCATCCCGCTGGACGAGCTATATTTCGAGCTGAAGCCGTTCTCGACCAATCTCGGCGAGGTCTCGCACGACGAACTGATCACGGGCGTGCCGCAGTCGGTGGTGCGCAATCCCGATGGCGGCTTCCAGCTCTTCCGTATCGGCGACGCTGTCTCGGCGCGCAACACGCATGCGGCGATCTACGACGCATTGCGCCTGATCAAGGACATCTGA
- a CDS encoding TetR/AcrR family transcriptional regulator has translation MEQVLNESGWRGSPDLWLEAAYDALLESGVDAVKIMPLARKLNLSRTSFYWFFRDREELLAALVARWREKNTGNLIGRTEAYAETIAEAMLNVSDCWLDRGLFDSQFEFAVRSWALQSPETLAEIRKADQQRIEALTRMFVRFGEQEAGADVRARTVYLVQIGYISMQTIEDIGVRMKRIPQYVEIFTGQAPEQRELDRFYARHGYSE, from the coding sequence ATGGAGCAGGTGCTGAACGAGAGCGGCTGGCGCGGTTCTCCCGATCTCTGGCTGGAGGCGGCCTACGACGCCTTGCTGGAGTCCGGGGTCGACGCGGTCAAGATCATGCCGCTGGCCCGGAAGCTCAACCTCTCGCGGACCAGCTTCTATTGGTTCTTCAGGGATCGCGAGGAGCTGCTGGCGGCGCTAGTGGCGCGCTGGCGCGAGAAGAACACCGGCAATCTGATCGGCCGAACCGAGGCCTATGCCGAGACGATCGCCGAGGCGATGCTCAACGTCTCCGACTGCTGGCTGGATCGCGGCCTCTTCGATTCTCAGTTCGAGTTCGCCGTCAGGAGTTGGGCGCTCCAGTCGCCCGAGACGCTTGCCGAGATCCGCAAGGCCGACCAGCAGCGCATCGAGGCGCTGACTAGGATGTTCGTCCGCTTCGGCGAGCAGGAGGCCGGCGCCGACGTTAGGGCGCGCACGGTCTATCTGGTGCAGATCGGCTACATCTCCATGCAGACGATTGAAGACATCGGGGTGCGCATGAAGCGGATTCCGCAGTACGTCGAGATCTTCACCGGGCAGGCACCCGAACAGAGAGAGCTCGACCGCTTCTACGCGCGGCACGGCTATTCGGAATGA
- a CDS encoding trimethylamine methyltransferase family protein, giving the protein MIPAEEQLATVAPKRQRSGRGARREQRSHGPQGLGRPYILRNIPTYDILSEENLVRIEQTADRILAEIGIEFRDDPVALDHWKRAGADVEGQLVKFEPGLLKEVLKTAPSKFTQHARNPERSVVIGGKSVVFSPAYGSPFVMDLDRGRRYGTIEDFRNFIKLAQASPWLHHSGGTICEPVDVPVNKRHLDMVYSHIRYSDRPFMGSVTAENRAEESIEMARLVFGEDFVEQNCVILGNVNVNSPLVWDATMTTALRAYARANQAAVIVPFILGGAMGPVTNAGAIAQSLAETMAGCALTQLERPGAPVIFGNFLSSMSLRSGSPTFGTPEPAIGSMVIGQLARRLGLPLRCSGSFTTSKLPDAQAMNESTMSMLAAVHCGANFILHSAGFLDGLLSMSYEKFVMDADFCGALHTYLDGVTIDDNQLALDAFREVGPGSHFFGCAHTMANYETAFWDSGVADNEPFEKWEAAGSTDTAFRANRKWKQMLADYEAPPLDEGIDEALLDYMARKKAGSEDAWY; this is encoded by the coding sequence ATGATCCCGGCAGAAGAGCAGCTTGCAACGGTCGCACCGAAACGGCAGAGGTCGGGCCGCGGCGCCAGGCGCGAACAGCGCAGCCACGGACCGCAGGGACTCGGCCGACCCTACATCCTGCGCAACATCCCGACCTACGACATCCTGTCGGAGGAAAACCTCGTCAGGATCGAGCAGACGGCCGACCGCATCCTCGCCGAGATCGGCATCGAGTTCCGCGACGATCCCGTGGCGCTCGACCACTGGAAGCGCGCCGGGGCCGATGTGGAGGGCCAGCTGGTAAAGTTCGAGCCCGGGCTCCTGAAGGAGGTCCTCAAGACCGCGCCTTCGAAATTCACCCAGCACGCCCGCAATCCGGAAAGATCGGTGGTCATCGGCGGGAAATCCGTCGTCTTCTCGCCCGCCTACGGTTCGCCCTTCGTCATGGATCTGGACCGGGGTCGCCGCTACGGCACGATCGAGGATTTCCGCAACTTCATCAAGCTGGCGCAGGCCTCGCCCTGGCTGCACCACTCCGGCGGCACGATCTGCGAGCCGGTCGACGTGCCGGTCAACAAGCGCCACCTCGACATGGTCTACAGCCATATTCGCTACTCCGACCGGCCCTTCATGGGCTCGGTGACGGCAGAAAACCGCGCGGAGGAATCGATCGAGATGGCGCGGCTGGTCTTCGGCGAGGACTTCGTCGAGCAGAACTGCGTCATCCTCGGCAACGTCAACGTCAACTCGCCGCTCGTGTGGGACGCGACCATGACGACGGCGCTGCGCGCTTATGCGCGGGCGAACCAGGCGGCGGTCATCGTGCCCTTCATCCTCGGCGGCGCCATGGGTCCGGTCACCAATGCCGGCGCCATCGCGCAGTCGCTCGCCGAAACGATGGCGGGCTGCGCGCTTACGCAGCTCGAACGGCCCGGCGCGCCGGTCATCTTCGGCAATTTCCTGTCGTCCATGTCGCTGCGCTCAGGATCGCCGACCTTCGGCACGCCGGAGCCGGCGATCGGCTCGATGGTGATCGGCCAGCTCGCGCGGCGCCTCGGCCTGCCGCTGCGCTGCTCGGGCTCCTTCACCACCTCCAAGCTGCCGGACGCGCAGGCGATGAACGAGAGCACCATGTCGATGCTGGCGGCCGTGCATTGCGGCGCGAACTTCATCCTGCATTCGGCCGGTTTCCTCGACGGGCTCCTGTCGATGTCCTACGAGAAGTTCGTGATGGACGCCGATTTCTGCGGCGCGCTGCACACCTATCTCGACGGCGTGACGATCGACGACAACCAGCTGGCGCTCGACGCCTTCCGCGAGGTCGGCCCCGGCAGCCACTTCTTCGGCTGCGCCCACACCATGGCGAATTACGAGACCGCCTTCTGGGATTCGGGCGTCGCCGACAACGAGCCGTTCGAGAAATGGGAGGCGGCGGGAAGCACCGACACCGCCTTTCGCGCCAACCGCAAGTGGAAGCAGATGCTCGCCGACTACGAAGCCCCGCCGCTCGACGAGGGCATCGACGAAGCGCTGCTCGACTACATGGCCCGCAAGAAGGCCGGGTCCGAGGACGCCTGGTACTGA
- a CDS encoding CaiB/BaiF CoA transferase family protein, with product MMLPLEGFRVLDLTHVLAGPCATHHLRCLGAEVIKIERPESGDPMRALGVQPQLRGLPPGFRALNAGKKSVVIDLATTEGREAALRLAATADIFVENFRPGVAKRFGLGPEAVRAVRPDIIYCSISGWGQSGPHSSRGAYDHVVQAATGMMALQGSGADDPPVKVGFPVIDIATGISAAEAILAAVVRRLRGDTAPITLDVSMVDSALALMSGPAAATFESGEAPDRVGNRGFVGSPGAETFATADGHISVAANTKGQFATLCRLLGKPELARPPHVPEGLSDGSFLAGLATDALRAELVAAFAASDAAALETELNAAGVPAARVRDLGEFLRDVYPRTEGIGIAGEPVAVGPAFRWMGEEKLSLPPAPLLGADTDTSIAAGTPSAARVTSMGRR from the coding sequence ATGATGCTGCCACTGGAAGGCTTCCGGGTGCTCGACCTCACCCACGTGCTGGCCGGTCCCTGCGCGACGCATCACCTGCGCTGCCTGGGCGCCGAGGTCATCAAGATCGAGCGACCGGAAAGCGGCGATCCGATGCGCGCACTGGGCGTCCAGCCGCAGTTGCGCGGCCTGCCGCCGGGCTTCCGGGCGCTCAATGCCGGCAAGAAGTCGGTCGTCATCGATCTTGCCACCACGGAAGGGCGCGAGGCCGCGCTCCGGCTCGCGGCCACGGCCGACATCTTCGTTGAGAATTTTCGCCCCGGCGTGGCCAAGAGGTTCGGCCTCGGACCCGAGGCGGTGCGAGCGGTGAGGCCCGACATCATCTACTGCTCGATCTCGGGATGGGGCCAGTCCGGGCCGCATTCGTCGCGCGGGGCATACGACCACGTTGTACAGGCCGCAACCGGTATGATGGCGCTGCAGGGCTCAGGTGCGGACGACCCGCCGGTGAAGGTCGGGTTTCCCGTGATCGATATCGCGACCGGCATCAGCGCGGCCGAGGCGATCCTTGCCGCGGTCGTCAGGCGGCTGCGGGGCGACACCGCGCCTATCACTCTGGACGTCTCGATGGTCGATTCGGCGCTCGCGCTGATGTCGGGACCGGCGGCCGCCACGTTCGAGAGCGGCGAGGCCCCGGACCGCGTCGGCAATCGCGGGTTCGTGGGGAGCCCGGGTGCGGAGACCTTTGCAACCGCCGACGGCCACATCTCGGTCGCGGCCAACACCAAGGGCCAATTCGCGACGCTCTGCCGCCTGCTCGGGAAGCCGGAGCTGGCGCGTCCGCCGCACGTGCCGGAAGGGCTGTCGGACGGCTCGTTCCTTGCCGGACTCGCCACCGATGCCCTGCGCGCAGAACTCGTGGCGGCGTTCGCGGCCAGCGACGCCGCCGCGTTGGAAACCGAGCTCAATGCCGCCGGCGTGCCTGCCGCGCGGGTGCGCGATCTCGGCGAGTTCCTGCGCGACGTCTACCCGCGGACCGAAGGCATCGGCATCGCCGGCGAGCCGGTCGCGGTGGGGCCGGCATTCCGCTGGATGGGCGAGGAGAAGCTGTCGCTGCCGCCGGCGCCGCTGCTTGGCGCCGACACGGACACTTCGATCGCCGCTGGTACGCCCAGCGCGGCGCGCGTCACGTCGATGGGTCGCCGCTAG
- a CDS encoding amidohydrolase family protein — MTPQERKTWIGMMGARGAWWDLRREAILEPDWECVDTHFHLWKEQLFPDPQEGTLSLRTSRYLLDEFLEDACAGHKVTQAVYVECGSEYRTGGPPNLRVVGETEFAARLARQQAGSFPQVGAIVAHADLRDPDLGTVLDAHREAGGSLFRGVRQSGARLADPAARLIAGAAPPGLYADPAFRRGLALLGERGLIFDSFQFHFQLDDLEVLARSAPGTVIVVDHLGAPVDYTPARAEDQPAFLSWAKSVESLARLPNVVMKLGGMASIVTGYDGHRRETPPSSEEFVEERGGYFRHAISCFGPERCMFESNFPVDSTSIGYVVLWNAYKRIAAEHPADARQALLCDTARRVYGMDVGAAAASPERRP, encoded by the coding sequence ATGACGCCGCAGGAGCGGAAGACCTGGATCGGGATGATGGGAGCGCGCGGTGCCTGGTGGGACCTGCGCCGCGAAGCGATCCTGGAACCGGACTGGGAGTGCGTCGACACCCATTTCCACCTGTGGAAGGAGCAGCTGTTTCCCGACCCGCAGGAAGGCACCCTGTCGCTGAGGACCAGCCGATACCTGCTTGACGAGTTCCTCGAAGATGCGTGCGCCGGCCACAAGGTCACGCAAGCGGTGTATGTGGAATGCGGATCGGAGTACCGCACCGGAGGACCGCCCAACCTGCGCGTCGTCGGCGAGACGGAGTTCGCCGCCCGGCTCGCCCGGCAGCAGGCCGGCAGCTTCCCGCAAGTCGGTGCGATCGTCGCGCATGCAGATTTGCGCGATCCGGACCTAGGGACCGTGCTCGACGCCCACCGGGAGGCCGGAGGGTCTTTGTTTCGCGGCGTGCGCCAGAGCGGCGCGCGGCTGGCGGACCCGGCGGCGCGGCTGATCGCGGGTGCGGCGCCACCCGGCCTTTATGCCGATCCAGCCTTTCGGCGCGGGCTAGCGCTGCTGGGCGAACGCGGCTTGATCTTCGACAGCTTCCAGTTCCACTTCCAGCTCGACGATCTCGAGGTGCTCGCCCGCTCGGCTCCGGGAACGGTCATCGTGGTAGATCACCTCGGTGCGCCCGTCGACTACACCCCCGCTCGCGCGGAGGATCAGCCGGCGTTCCTCTCCTGGGCGAAGAGTGTGGAATCTCTGGCCCGGCTTCCGAACGTCGTCATGAAGCTCGGCGGGATGGCCTCGATCGTGACGGGCTATGACGGCCACCGGCGCGAGACGCCGCCGTCGTCGGAAGAGTTCGTCGAGGAGCGCGGCGGCTATTTCCGCCACGCGATCTCCTGCTTCGGGCCGGAGCGCTGCATGTTCGAGAGCAACTTTCCCGTCGACAGCACCTCGATCGGCTACGTCGTGCTGTGGAACGCCTACAAGCGCATCGCCGCCGAACATCCCGCCGATGCGCGCCAAGCCCTGCTTTGCGACACCGCGCGGCGCGTCTACGGCATGGACGTGGGCGCCGCGGCGGCTTCCCCCGAACGGAGACCATGA
- a CDS encoding LysR family transcriptional regulator yields the protein MDLRQIRYFVAACEAGSLSAAANRLNCTASGISQQMSALEGRLGTSLLERTRRGVNPTPAGWRFYHRCLAVLKSVSEAEMELEDFSAGLSGTVAAGFVPGLAKAVLPAALARFTREFPRVDFEIASGTADTLLAETSGGALDFYVGQFAARQTGLAATPIGKFPVALISGSRRGLVPMKPVRLSEVAPLKLFVPSATNSLKPRIEAAIRGGEIAVERTISISSLSAGLEFLSLTDWSGILPFWICLKELGNDRLTVSPILDPKFGVELALIHPAQRPLSRPSQQLYDYFRQELQRCDDEWQRMMRQL from the coding sequence ATGGACCTCAGGCAGATCCGCTATTTCGTCGCCGCCTGCGAGGCCGGTTCGCTCAGTGCCGCGGCCAACCGGCTGAACTGCACGGCCTCCGGCATCAGCCAGCAAATGTCGGCGCTCGAAGGGCGCCTCGGCACCAGCCTGCTCGAACGCACGCGGCGCGGGGTCAATCCCACCCCGGCCGGTTGGCGCTTCTACCATCGCTGCCTCGCCGTCCTGAAATCGGTCTCCGAGGCGGAGATGGAGCTTGAGGATTTTTCCGCCGGCCTCAGCGGCACGGTGGCCGCGGGCTTCGTGCCTGGACTGGCGAAGGCAGTGCTGCCGGCCGCCCTCGCCCGGTTCACGCGCGAGTTTCCGCGCGTCGATTTCGAGATCGCCAGCGGCACGGCCGACACGCTGCTCGCCGAGACCTCCGGCGGCGCGCTGGATTTCTACGTCGGCCAGTTCGCCGCGCGCCAGACCGGGCTCGCCGCTACGCCGATCGGCAAGTTCCCAGTTGCGCTCATATCCGGTTCGCGGCGCGGACTGGTGCCGATGAAGCCCGTGCGGCTCAGCGAGGTCGCGCCGCTGAAGCTCTTCGTTCCCTCTGCCACCAACAGCCTGAAGCCGCGCATCGAGGCCGCGATCCGCGGCGGCGAGATCGCGGTCGAGCGGACGATCTCCATCTCCAGCCTCTCGGCGGGGCTTGAATTCCTGAGCCTGACCGACTGGTCGGGTATCCTCCCCTTCTGGATCTGCCTCAAGGAACTCGGCAACGACCGCCTGACCGTCAGCCCTATCCTCGATCCCAAGTTCGGGGTCGAACTCGCGCTCATCCATCCCGCTCAAAGGCCGCTGTCGCGTCCCTCTCAGCAGCTTTACGACTATTTCCGCCAAGAGTTGCAGCGCTGCGACGACGAATGGCAGCGCATGATGCGCCAGCTTTAA